The DNA region CGAAGAACATGTGCTCGGTGCGGCACAGGCCGATGCCCTGCGCATTGAACATGCGGGCGGTGCGGGCGTCCTCGGGCGTGTCGGCATTGGCGCGGATCTTGATGCGGCAATGCTGGTCGGCCCATTCCAGAAGCTGGCTGAAGCTGTCGTCCAGCGCCGGCTCCAGCATTTCCGCGGCGCCGGCCAGCACCTCGCCCGAGGTGCCGTCCACGGTCACCTCCTCGCCCTCGCGGAAGATGCGGGAACCGACCTGCATGGTCCGCGCCCGCGCGTCGATCGAGATGCCGTTGGCGCCGACGATGCAGGGCAGGCCGATGCCGCGGGCGATGACGGCGGCGTGGCTGGTCATGCCGCCGCGCTCGGTCACCACGGCGACCGAGGCATGCATGCCGCGGATGTCCTCGGGCACGGTCTCGCGCCGGACCAGCACCGCCGGCTCGCCCCGCGCTTCGGCCGCCTGGGCGGCGGCGGCGGTGAAGACGATGCGGCCGGTGGCGGCGCCGGGGCTGGCGTTGATGCCGCGGGCGATGATGTCGCGCGGCGCGCGCGGATCGACCTGATGGTGCAAGAGATCCGAAAGCGCCCGCGGCTCGACCCGCATCACCGCCTCTTCGGGCGGGACGATGCCGTCGCGGGCCAGCGCCACGGCGATGCGCACGCTGGCGCGGGAATTGCGCGGCGTCCGCACCGCGTCGATGATCGACAGCCGGCTGTCCGAGACCACGAATTCGATCTGCATCTCTTCGCGCAGCCGTTCGCGGGCGGCGACGCCGAAGCGGACCAGGTCGGCAAAGACCTCGGGCGCGGCCTCTTCCAGCGAGGGGCCACGCGGGTCGCGGGTCAGGTAGAGCGTCTCGGCCCCCTCGCCCTTCGAGCGGCCCTGGCTCTGGCCCCGGAAGCGGCCGGTGATGCGCGGCATGCCGGTCACGCTGTCGATGAACTGGATGGTGCCCGAGCCGGTGACGCCCGGGCCGATGGCCAGTGCCATGTCCTGCACCACCAGCCCCAGCGGCGCGACCGGCGGCGCGCCCTTGGCCTGGCGCAGCAGCCGCGCCGTCGGCCCGTCCCAGGCCCGCGCCATGCTGCGCAGCACCTCGGCCAGCTGCCGGGCCGGGTCCTGGGGGAATTCCTCGTCGGTCTCGTCGCGATAGGCGCGCAGGGCGGCTTCCAGCCCCTCGTCCCCGTCCGAGAACATGTCCGGGTCCAGCCGGGCGACATGCACGGCATAGGATTGCACGAAGCCCAGATAGAGCGCATCGGCCGCCGCCTTGCCGCGGGTCCGGGTCAGCCGGGCATGGCAGGCGTCGTTGATGCCGACGTTCAGAACCGTGCCCGGCCCGCCCCAGGCCGGGTTGATCGCCGAGGGCCGTACGCTGACCAGCCCGTCGGCACGCTCGATGATCTGGGCGAGCCGGGTGCGGTCGGGCGTCTGGCCGGCGGCGATGGCGCGGACCGCATCGGCCGAGATCGCAAAGCTGTCCGGGACCGGCAACCCCATGCGGACCAGGCGTTGCAGGCATTTCGCGCGCCAGCCGTGGCGCGCGGTCTGTATCCCCGCCGAGGGGGTGATTTCGACGATGGCATCCGGTTCGGTCAGCGCGGTCATGGTGGCGACACATTAGGCACGCGTCCGGCCTTGCTGCAAGTGCGAAGAACGCGCGGCGCGGGTCGGGACTGCGCCCCGGTGCGGCCAGGGTCGCGTTCCCCCGGGGCATTCGGGATAAAGATGAATGCGCGGGCCCGGGCAGGCATGGGGAAGCCCGCCGCAGGGTGCTGACCGGAACGGGTGAGAATCGGTGTTTCGTCCAGCTATTTCTGGGCGAATTGGTGCTGATCACGTTTTTAGGGAATCAGTCGTTCAGCGCCTTCCGGCGGCGATGAATGCGGGCGCAGTGATCCGACCCACAAACCCAATCCAGAAGGGAGCATCGCTACCGACCGTCACACCGCCGGGCGCGCCTCATAGATCCGAGAACAGAGTGGCCGCCCCGCAGGACCGCACAGCGCGCGAGACAAGATTGCCGGGGATCGCTTGGGCTCCAGGTCCGAGCTTTGCATTTACGCAGAGCGTCCTGGTGCTCCTGGACGCGGGCGGATATCCGGGTGCCGACCCGCTTCAGGCGCTCAGTCCATACGAAGGACGTGAACTGCGCGCCCTGATCCGCGTTCATGATCCCGGGCGCACCGAAGCGGTGCCCGGCCTCGTTCAGCGCCTCGACGCAGACGTCGGCCTCCAGCAAGATCCGCCACGCCAGTGCCTTGCAGGTGAACCGGTGCATGATCGCCACCAGATAAAGAAAGCCGCGCCGCATCGGCAGGCAGGTGATGTCGGCACAGCAGAGCTGACCGGGGCGATCCACGCGCAGCCCACCCAGCAGATAGGGATAGGTCTTGTGCCCCGGCTTGCTGATGTTGGGCTGATAGATCGGCATCAAGCGCATGCGCCGCATCAGCCGCCGGATGCGCTTCTGGTTCGACCCATGCCGCTCGTTCCGCGGATGCCAGGTCCCCTGCTGAACGCCATGAAAGGGTGTCCGGGAACTGCTGCGCCGCATCAGCCCGAGGTTCTGCTCCGTCTCACCCGCAGGCTCGTGGTAGAACGACGAGCGCGAGACAGAGAGGCGGCGCCCTGATCGATGGCGCGGGATGATTTCGCTCGATTATCCCGCGCCTCACTTGCCGATCCGCGGCTTGAGCTTTCCGGACAAAAAGATCGTCGGCGACGGCCAGTTCCCCGATCTTGGCATGCCGCGACCAGATCGTTTCCTCGTCTACCTCCGCCGGCTTTCTGATGCCTCGCCCGAAGATATCCGCAGCGCCGTCCAGCAGCGATTTCTTCCACTGGCGGACCATCGTCGGGGGTACGCCGTATTCGGCCGCCAGCTCAGACACCGTGCGCTCGCCCTTCACGGCCTCCAGCGCCAAGCGGGCTTTGCACACCGCGTCATGGTTGCTGCGTTTCCGCACTCCTGATCGCCTCGTTCCTGGAGAACAGCAAACGTCAGATCGCAGCTTCCGTCACTCGCCGATTTCAAGGGAGTGGGTCAAACGGATTGGTAAATTGTCCCATCGTCGCTTATTTCGCGGGACACGATAGATGCTTCTTTAACTGTTTCTGTGGGTGTGAAGCACGCGCCCAGTGCCATCCGCGATCATCTTGCCAATGATCGTGCGCGTTCGCAACAAGCAGCGAAAGAGCCATCCCGATCTGTCCGTCTTCCGTGGATTCCAGGCATCAAGCCGGAGGACACGCCATGAGCGGATCATCGACATCACCCCGAGCGGCTCACGCTTCTTTCCGTGGTCGATATCAGGATCGCCACAAGCAGGGATCGGAAGGTCGGGCGGCCAAGCTAACCCGCGTCGTCACAATCGCAGAACGCGATGCGGACAAGAGTCTGAACGGTCTCACCCGAACCCTCGTCCCCTCGGGGGACATCTCTCCGCCGCAGCGGATCTCTCAGCCTATGTCAGCCTCCCACGATGCGGATGACCGACTGGCAATCTCATGCTCCGCCAACTGCGGCGGGGGCCACGACTTGGCTATCGCCCGTCTTCCAGATGAAGACAGTTCCCTCGACCCAGATACGATGCATCAGCACGGACATCCGGCGCGCAAGCGCGGTAACAGCCCGCTTGTGCCCGCGGTTCTTCACCAGCCGCATGCCCCACGCCTTCAACGACGACCAGCGTTTCACGCGGGTCAGCAAGATGTGTGCGGCCTCGTAGAGGGCGGCCCGCGCCATCGCGTCGCCGCTCTTGGAGACGCGCCCGTTCCAGTCGACCTCGCCAGACTGGTAGGCGCGCGGCGTCAGCCCCAGATGCGCCCCGACCGATTTGGAGCGTCGGAACCGCGACGGCACGTCGATGGTCGCACGATAGGTCAGCGCCACGATCGGGCCGACGCCGGGAACGGTCATCAGCCGGCGGCACACGTCGTCGTCACGGGCGAAGTCCATCGCCACCTTTTGCAGGTTGGCATATTCGATGGCCAGGGCGCGCCTCGCGGTCAGCATCGGATTGAGCGCCCGCATCAGCATCGCACGGCCCCCGGCGAGTTCCAGAACGCGCGCTTCGAAGTTGCGCTTGGATACCACGCCCATCTTCATACCGAAGCTTCGCAGCATGCCTCTGATCGCCAGCTCGATATCCATCAGCTTGCGCACCAGCGTCTGTCTAGCAACCAGCAGGAAGCGCAGCTCCTGTGCGGTCTGCGTCTTCACATGCACGGCGCGGAACCAGCCGGTGCGCATGATGTTGGCGATCCCGCGCGCATCGTTGCGGTCGGTCTTGTTCGGCATGGCCGACAGCGCCGCCTTGGCGTGCCGCGTCTCGATGCACACGACCGGCAGACTGGCTTCGGCCATGCCGCCGTAAAGCCATTGCGACGGAGCGCCGGCTTCAAGGCCGATCCGCTTCATCACCATGCCGCACTGCTCGAAGAACGCAACGAGGTCGCCCGGTTCGGAAGCAACCTTCGCCTCCTTCATCACGGCCCCATCAGCATCCACGATGCAGATGCTCGTCATCTCAAGGGAAACATCCAGTCCTGCAAAATAGTCCATCGTCTCTCTCCATTCCGGTTGGTGGTGGCCCGGCAAAAGCCGGTCAGATCACCGTTCACGGTATGGCAAGAGGCGCTTTCTCCACACGCGACGAGAACAGAAACAGTTACCCCAGATAACTTTATGATCTCAAGGCGGGAAACGGCAATGGATGGAGCGGGTGATGGGAATCGAACCCACGTATTCAGCTTGGAAGGCTGCTGCTCTACCATTGAGCTACACCCGCGTCGGCAATCTCTATAGGCGGGGACGGGCGGTCGCGCAAGCGGCGCGCGCTTGACGCTTGCCATGCGTCGCGGCAAGCAGGGCGGCATGATCGATGTCCGTCCCGTGGCCAATATCGTCGGCAAGCTCGTCGTCACGCTGGGGGCGGCGATGGCGCTGCCGATGCTGGTCGACTGGTGGCACGGCGACCCGCATTGGCAGATCTTCCTGGAATGCGGACTGCTGACCATGCTGGCCGGCGGCATCGTCGCGCTGGCCACCGCCCAGGCCGACAAGTCGCTGAGCATCCACCAGGTCTTTCTGCTGACCGCGATGCTGTGGCTGGTGGTGCCGGTGGCGGGGGCCCTGCCCTTCATCCTGGGCGCGCCGCATGTCGGCTTCACCGACGCCTATTTCGAGGCGATGTCGGGCGTGACCACCACCGGCACCACCGCCTTTCCCGCGCTCGACGGCCTGCCCAAGGGCACCAATCTGTGGCGGGCCTTCCTGAACTGGGCAGGGGGCCTGGGGATCATCGTCGTCGCCATGATCTTCCTGCCGGTGATGAAGGTCGGCGGCATGCAGTTCTTTCGCTCGGAGGGGTTCGACACCCTGGGCAAGATCCTGCCCCGCGCCTTCGACATCGCGCGCGAGATGACCGGGGTCTATCTCGCCATGACCGCATCCTGCATGGTGGTCTATATCCTGCTGGGCATGACGGGTTTCGACGCGCTGGTGCTGGCGTTGTCCACCTGCTCGACCGGCGGGTTCTCGAATTACGATGCCAGTTTCGCGCCCTTCATCGGGCCGGCGGAATATGCGGCGGCCTTCTTCATGATCCTGGCCTCGATCCCCTTCATCCGCATGGTGCAGCTGATCCGCGGCTCGGCCGAGCCCCTGTGGCGCGACATCCAGGTCCGGGCCTATCTGCGCTGGACCTTCTATGCCATCGCGGTGATCGTGCTCTACCGGCTGTTCTGGCTGCAGGCGCAGAACCCGCTGGACGTGATCCGCGAAACCACCTTCAACGTGATCTCGACCTTTTCCGGCACCGGCTTCGCCTCGACCGACATGATGCAATGGGGGCATTTCCCCTTCGTCATCCTGGTCATCGTCGGGCTGATCGGCGGCTGCACCGGCTCGACCTCGTGCTCGGTCAAGGTGTTCCGCTATCTGGTGCTGTTCCAGGCGGTCAAGGCGCAGCTGCGGCGGATGCAGTCGCCGCACCGGGTGTTTCCGCTGCTCTACGGCGGCCGGCCGCTGGAGGAGGACGTGGTCGATTCGGTCATGGCCTTCTTCACCCTGTTCATCCTCAGCTTCGGCCTGCTGATCGTCGGTCTGGCCCTGACCGGGCTGCACCCCAGGACGGCGCTGACCGGGGCCTGGACCGCCATCGCCAATGTCGGCGTGATCTGGGGGCCGGAGCTGACGCCGAACGGCGCCGTCACCGACCTGCCCGGCGCGGCCAAGTGGCTGATGATTCTGGGCATGTATATGGGCCGGCTGGAACTGCTGTCGGTGCTGGTGCTGTTCCTGCCCCGGTTCTGGCGCGGCTAGTCCTGCGGCACCGCCGTCGCGGGGGCGATGGCGGGCGCCTCGGGCTGTGCCTCGCCCGCAGCGGGGGCGAAACGCGCGAGGTTGTCCGAGATCTCGGCCGCCAGCCGCACCTGGTCCTCGGGGTCCGAAATCGGCCAGATCAGCACGAAGCCCTGGGCGCGGCCGTCCACCACCCGGCCCTCGGCATGGCCGATATGGGTCTGGTTGCGGCCGTCGAGGATCACGCTGCCGCGCTCGACCTTGCGCTCCGGCGCCGGCACCCAGCCCAGTGCGGTGACGAGGCCGGCGATGTCCAGCATCTCCTGCTGGCCGCCGGGCTGCGAAAACAGGATCAGCGCCGCGCCCGAGCCGTCCTTGGGGCCATAGATCGACAGCGCCCGTTCCGCGCGGTCGAATTGCAGCTTGTCCATCGGCGCGGGCAGCATCAGCCCGGTATGGGCGTCCTGCAGCTGGGTCAGCCCCATCTCGGCCCGCCATGCCTCGCGCCGGCGGATCAGCTCGGCCATGGCGGTGGCGGTGTCGGGCGAGGCGCGCAGGCGCACGATTTCCTCGGCGATGGCCTTTTGCGTCATCGGCCCGTCCTTGCCGTCGATGGCGCCCTGATAATGCCCGGCCCAGCGCAGCGCCCGCTGGATCTGCTCCAAGGGTGGCATCGGCACCGGCGCGGCATCCTCGGCCGGGGGCGCGCCGAGATCAGGCTTGGCGCCGATGATCGCAATCTCTCCCATGTCCTCGCCGGGGGACAGGAAGGCATCCTTGGGCACGGCGCCGGCATTGCGCAGGGCGCGCAGCCAGGCCTTGCCGGTCACCTCGTCCATCGGGCCGAAGGCGATGGCCGAGCGACCGTTCGGCATGGTCCACAGCCCCGCCTCGGGCAGGGTCTGCCGCCATTTTTCCAGCATCGCCTCGGCCTTGGCGCGGTCGGGACTGGATTCGAGGCGCAGGAAGAATTGCGCCGGCGGCGGTTCGGCGGCGACCGGGGTTTCGGCCTGCGGCGCGAGTTCGGGCTCGGCCGATGAGGGCGCGATCGTGGGGGCGTCCTCGCCGGCAAGATCGCCCACCACGGGCTCGGCGGCGTCGGCGGCCGGATCGGCGGCGGGCGCGGCCGGCGCGAAGGTCGAGGCGCTGCCGGGCGTGGCCGCGGGCTCGGGCGCAGTCGGGGCGGTCGCGGTTGCGCCAATGCGCGTCAGGTCGCGCCCCTCGGCCGTCGAAAGGAAGCTGTCGCCAGGCACCTTGTTCTCGGCCTTCAGCTGCTCCAGCCGCGCGGCGGCCGCTTCGCGCGGCATCGGGCCCAGCGCGATCGCCACCCAGTCGCTGCCGGCCGGGAAGGTCACCACGTCGGGAAATTGCGCGCCCCAGGCGGCGGCGGTCTGAGCGGCGGCCTCGGCGCCGCGCTTGGCCTCGATACGGATCACCACATCCTCGGCCAAAGCGGGCCATGCCCCGACAAGCGGCAGCGCCGCACCGATGACCCAAGCAAAGCGCCGCATCGAACCGTCCCTCTCATTGACCCTGCGCCGCCCTCTGCCTAGAAGGCGGCTGACCTTTCCTGCCAGTTATGCCGAAGGAAACCGCGATGACCAGCCCCCAGGACAATCAGACGGCGAAACCCGTCTGCTTCCAGGACGTGATCCTGCGGCTGCAATCCTATTGGGCGGCCCAGGGCTGCGCGGTGTTGCAGCCCTATGACATGGAGGTCGGCGCCGGCACCTTCCACCCGGCGACGACGCTGCGCAGCCTGGGCGCCCGGCCTTGGGCCGCGGCCTATGTCCAGCCCTCGCGCCGCCCGACCGACGGCCGCTACGGCGAGAACCCGAACCGGCTGCAGCACTATTACCAATACCAGGTCATCATCAAACCCTCGCCGGCGAACCTGCAAGAGCTGTATCTGGGCAGCCTCAAGGCCATCGGCCTCGACCCGATGATCCACGACGTGCGCTTCGTCGAGGACGATTGGGAATCCCCGACGCTGGGCGCCTGGGGTCTGGGCTGGGAGGTCTGGTGCGACGGCATGGAAGTC from Paracoccus aminovorans includes:
- a CDS encoding IS110 family RNA-guided transposase — translated: MDYFAGLDVSLEMTSICIVDADGAVMKEAKVASEPGDLVAFFEQCGMVMKRIGLEAGAPSQWLYGGMAEASLPVVCIETRHAKAALSAMPNKTDRNDARGIANIMRTGWFRAVHVKTQTAQELRFLLVARQTLVRKLMDIELAIRGMLRSFGMKMGVVSKRNFEARVLELAGGRAMLMRALNPMLTARRALAIEYANLQKVAMDFARDDDVCRRLMTVPGVGPIVALTYRATIDVPSRFRRSKSVGAHLGLTPRAYQSGEVDWNGRVSKSGDAMARAALYEAAHILLTRVKRWSSLKAWGMRLVKNRGHKRAVTALARRMSVLMHRIWVEGTVFIWKTGDSQVVAPAAVGGA
- a CDS encoding TrkH family potassium uptake protein — encoded protein: MIDVRPVANIVGKLVVTLGAAMALPMLVDWWHGDPHWQIFLECGLLTMLAGGIVALATAQADKSLSIHQVFLLTAMLWLVVPVAGALPFILGAPHVGFTDAYFEAMSGVTTTGTTAFPALDGLPKGTNLWRAFLNWAGGLGIIVVAMIFLPVMKVGGMQFFRSEGFDTLGKILPRAFDIAREMTGVYLAMTASCMVVYILLGMTGFDALVLALSTCSTGGFSNYDASFAPFIGPAEYAAAFFMILASIPFIRMVQLIRGSAEPLWRDIQVRAYLRWTFYAIAVIVLYRLFWLQAQNPLDVIRETTFNVISTFSGTGFASTDMMQWGHFPFVILVIVGLIGGCTGSTSCSVKVFRYLVLFQAVKAQLRRMQSPHRVFPLLYGGRPLEEDVVDSVMAFFTLFILSFGLLIVGLALTGLHPRTALTGAWTAIANVGVIWGPELTPNGAVTDLPGAAKWLMILGMYMGRLELLSVLVLFLPRFWRG
- a CDS encoding peptidoglycan-binding domain-containing protein, which gives rise to MRRFAWVIGAALPLVGAWPALAEDVVIRIEAKRGAEAAAQTAAAWGAQFPDVVTFPAGSDWVAIALGPMPREAAAARLEQLKAENKVPGDSFLSTAEGRDLTRIGATATAPTAPEPAATPGSASTFAPAAPAADPAADAAEPVVGDLAGEDAPTIAPSSAEPELAPQAETPVAAEPPPAQFFLRLESSPDRAKAEAMLEKWRQTLPEAGLWTMPNGRSAIAFGPMDEVTGKAWLRALRNAGAVPKDAFLSPGEDMGEIAIIGAKPDLGAPPAEDAAPVPMPPLEQIQRALRWAGHYQGAIDGKDGPMTQKAIAEEIVRLRASPDTATAMAELIRRREAWRAEMGLTQLQDAHTGLMLPAPMDKLQFDRAERALSIYGPKDGSGAALILFSQPGGQQEMLDIAGLVTALGWVPAPERKVERGSVILDGRNQTHIGHAEGRVVDGRAQGFVLIWPISDPEDQVRLAAEISDNLARFAPAAGEAQPEAPAIAPATAVPQD
- a CDS encoding transposase — its product is MRKRSNHDAVCKARLALEAVKGERTVSELAAEYGVPPTMVRQWKKSLLDGAADIFGRGIRKPAEVDEETIWSRHAKIGELAVADDLFVRKAQAADRQVRRGIIERNHPAPSIRAPPLCLALVVLPRACG
- a CDS encoding DDE-type integrase/transposase/recombinase, whose amino-acid sequence is MRRSSSRTPFHGVQQGTWHPRNERHGSNQKRIRRLMRRMRLMPIYQPNISKPGHKTYPYLLGGLRVDRPGQLCCADITCLPMRRGFLYLVAIMHRFTCKALAWRILLEADVCVEALNEAGHRFGAPGIMNADQGAQFTSFVWTERLKRVGTRISARVQEHQDALRKCKARTWSPSDPRQSCLARCAVLRGGHSVLGSMRRARRCDGR
- a CDS encoding putative PEP-binding protein, which gives rise to MTALTEPDAIVEITPSAGIQTARHGWRAKCLQRLVRMGLPVPDSFAISADAVRAIAAGQTPDRTRLAQIIERADGLVSVRPSAINPAWGGPGTVLNVGINDACHARLTRTRGKAAADALYLGFVQSYAVHVARLDPDMFSDGDEGLEAALRAYRDETDEEFPQDPARQLAEVLRSMARAWDGPTARLLRQAKGAPPVAPLGLVVQDMALAIGPGVTGSGTIQFIDSVTGMPRITGRFRGQSQGRSKGEGAETLYLTRDPRGPSLEEAAPEVFADLVRFGVAARERLREEMQIEFVVSDSRLSIIDAVRTPRNSRASVRIAVALARDGIVPPEEAVMRVEPRALSDLLHHQVDPRAPRDIIARGINASPGAATGRIVFTAAAAQAAEARGEPAVLVRRETVPEDIRGMHASVAVVTERGGMTSHAAVIARGIGLPCIVGANGISIDARARTMQVGSRIFREGEEVTVDGTSGEVLAGAAEMLEPALDDSFSQLLEWADQHCRIKIRANADTPEDARTARMFNAQGIGLCRTEHMFFDDERLPAMREMIFAGQPEDRRLSLERLLPMQRSDFAALFEIMAGLPVTIRLFDPPLHEFLPHDREGMRELAESLDLPLSDVTRRVEALSEFNPMLGMRGVRLGITVPEIYDMQARAIFEATILASRNGAPVVPEIMIPLVSARREVELVKTRIDAVAAAVRNETRKDFAYRLGVMVETPRAALRAGDIAEHAAFLSFGTNDLTQMTYGLSRDDAGRFMGIYVSQGVYAEDPFHILDQDGVGELVAIGAERARSHKPGITISVCGEHGGNPESIAFCLRAGVNYVSCSPFRVPVARLAAAQESILMAREEAESAAADGS